TTGTTTAGTTCACAATGTTATATGCATATGCCTAAACAATGAcgatattttttgtgatttttcatCAAAGCAACTATTTTACACGTTCTCCAACTACATTTTCCTGTAAATAGGTATTCCAAAGAGTTCTTAAAGCATATGCTACAAAGCTTTTCTTAAGATTGCCGAAGGGTGGTACAGGACTTGTAGCAGCTGCTACAGGAATGGATGGTCAGATCAAGGTACTGTTTATTAAATCTTTTTTGGTGTGTGTCTATGTGGTTTTGACTTTATATATCTTTCTCATGTTTGTTTGACTGCTATCTTCATTGTGTTCAACTGACCAACCTTTTATCACAGACATCTGACAAGGATGAACGTTTGATCTGCTACATAGTCAACACAGCTGAATATTGTCACACAACGGTTAGTTTTGAAATGCTTCATTTATCTGCAAACCAAATTCATTAAGTAGTTAGATGCAATAACCCAATAATCTTTAGGACGCAGAAGATTAAAATGGTGGGTTTGATTTAGAATGTTGCTAAGCAACCTAGCCTGCTTGTTACTGTTTTAGAGCCATGACTTGGATATTCTTgtacttcaattttttctacttatcgactggagttttttttttttttttcttacaattTTGTTACTATCGAAATTTCTGTTGTTTCGGTAAATAATTGTGGTACACCAAATGCTATAACTGCGACTTTCTAGCAAAATAGCAGCAGATTCTGCTGCGGAATTCAGACCTTCACTGAAAAATGAGAAGTTGCATCATTAATTTAAGTGCCATTAGATACAAAATTACATTACTTTCTCAAATACAAGTTAATTCGAGATTTCGAGGACTACGTTTGACTCTAATTGGTGGTCGATAAAGAGATCTGTATCTAGTGAACCGACATGTCTGCTGCAGATGTAGCATGTTTAAGTTCTTTcatttgcttcttttttctctGTGTTACCCAAGACTAAGTCTCTTTCTTTCACACATTATCAGTCAGGTGAATTGGCTGAAAATGTATCCAAAATAGTTGATCCCCAGTATGCCGATAGCATCGACATGTCTGAAGTGCAGGTAGATAAAATCTTCATATGCCTTGTTTACTGTTTCTGCCTTGCGACCCCAAGCCCCCTTCTCATAGTTTTGTTGTATTCTGCAGGACGAGTTCTCAGCAGTTATAACAAAAGCACTGATAACTCTTGTGCATGGTATAGAAACAAAGTTTGACTCTGAAATGGCAGCGATGACACGTGTTCCTTGGGGCACACTTGAAAGTGTTGGCGACCAATCGGAGTAAGATGCCTTGATACATATATGATCGCCGACATAGTATGTTTTTGCATAAGTTTAACTTATGTTTATTCCTGCAGATATGTGAATGGCATAAATACAATTCTGACTTCAAGCATTCCTGTTCTTGGAAGGCTTCTTTCTCCTATATATTTCCAATTCTTCCTCGATAAGGTGAATGAGTAATGCCTAAATTGACTTTCTATATCTTGCTCTTTAGTTGGAGGATTATACTTGAAGGtgtttcttattattttcagtATGCCCATTTGAGTTCCTAAAGGATAATTACTAACATCAGCTTGTGATAATATAACTATAGTCAATGAAAATTtctatatagtaatttttatgcGGATGAACTTTTTCTCCTTACAAACAAGCACATAagttttattctttaaatGTTTATTCTTCTACAACAGCCATTATTTAAAGCTAATCCTCTCTAACCTCTGCAGCTTGCATCATCGCTTGGTCCACGCTTCTATCTCAATATCTTCAAATGCAAGCAAATCTCGGAAACCGGAGCTCAACAAGTACATAATCCTTTTACTCTGtttgtagattttttttctgattttttctaGTTGGATGGGTTTTGTTCAAAAGAAGGCCTTTATTCGGAATGATAATTATCTGAATACTTTTGTGCTAGTGTCACCATATCAAAATTGTAGAACCTCTCTTTGGTGAAAAATGAACTTATCAACTCTTTGGACTTGTATTGTTTTTACGTATTGAAATCAGATGCTGCTGGATACACAAGCTGTCAAAACAATCCTTCTGGAAATTCCTTCCCTTGGAAAACAGGTAACATACCGACAACTTTCCTTCTTAAGGTTTATACCCCATGCCTTAAATTTTGAACTGTCCTATTTGCTTCTCTAAGCAGGTATCTGCCGCTGCTGGCTACTCGAAATTTGTTAGCCGTGAAATGAGCAAAGCTGAAGCACTGTTGAAAGTAAGATTTCCATTGACACTGAACTTTGTGATGACTTAACAAGGCGCTCTTAATCACTATTCTTAGTTAATGTTCTTTAAATGATCCACAGGTCATATTGTCCCCCATCGACTCTGTGGCTGATACATATTGTGCTCTACTGCCCGAGGGTACTCCTTCTGAGTTTCAACGAATTCTGGATCTTAAGGTTGCTCTTTCCCCATCTTTggattcttgaattttgtttttatttagtttctCAGCATTCATCTGAGTAAATATTctaaaccttttttttattttcgaaaTGATTTCTTCATGCTTACATGCTATAGATATTACTTAATAAAATTTCAGGGCCTCAAAAGGACTGACCAGCAAAGCATACTAGACGACTACAACAAGCGTGGGGCAGGGACTTATCAGCAATCCATTAAAACAGTCGTTCCATCGGCACCTAACACCACAGTGGCGCCTAATCAACCCACACCTGCTGGGATCATTCCATTGAAGGAAGAGATTGTAGCAAGGGCTGCCGCTCTGGGGAGAGGGGCTGCCACAACCGGAATCCGCAGAATCCTAGCATTAACCGAGTCAACTACCAAAGATCGCAAGGATGGACCTCTGAGGAAACTTTTCATTGGATGAGAGCATAAAGAAGTCAAATGATTTTCCCTACTCTGGTTAGGATACACTCCTTCCTCTTGAGTATTGCAACGATCATTCAAACATCTTCATCGTCCCCCTTCCCCAACCGTATACATAACCTCTTCCACCTGTGgatgttttccttttcttggAGATGTCTTGTTGTGTAGAGCTTCCTAGTTACTTCTGGGATTTTTTGGGAACCTTTGGAAATTTGATGATGTGTATTCTAGTAGTAATATACAATGACTCTTCTGCCTCTCTTTCTGTTACTACTTAGTACTAAAAGCTAATCGAATAGAATTTGTATGTATGCCTATTTAGATTCTTTATGTTTCAATACAGCATTAAATCAGTTCATGTGTTTGATTACCCATAAAAAGGGAAGAAAGTGGCTGTTCAAACCACCACACTTTTCATACCACATTTTGGCTCTTTGTCGCCTGCTATGGATCAATATCGCTTTCCagaatattactccctccgtcccgcttaagatgacacgttttcctttttagtttgtcccaactaagatgacacatttccttttttggtaacttctctctccaattaatacactcgaccattttttctcactcctattaaaatatccatctttctttatctctttactttaatacttacatccaccttctctctccaattaaacactttaaccaataacttctaaaatcttgtgccggctaagcaatgtgtcatcttacgCCATTGCACTGATCGTTGAACAGGGGCGACGActggaggacgttgatgtcgttgttcgacccggccactccaaaataagcatgtcatatccatagccggtagtcAGCTACAGCTTCAAGGATCAACGTGGGATGCTTGGCTTTGAAGCCGGAAGTGTGTATCCCCTTCCAGGCGGCGGGGCAGTtcctccactcccaatgcatacaatcgatgctgcccaacatcccAGTGGAACCCGTGCACCGACCCGTGCATATTAATCAGCCGCTGGCAGTCTTCGGGGCTCGGACGCCGAAGATACCGATCCCCGAATATCGTTCTAACGTCCGCGCAAAACTCCAACAAACACTCGACGGCTGAAGACTCCCCAATGTGGAGGTACTTGTCGAAAATGTCGGCCGGGCCTCCGTACGCCAGTTGCCTGATTGCGGCCGTACACTTCTGTATTGGCGTGTGTCCGGGTTTGCCAGCCGCATCCTCCCTGATTCTTAAAAACTCGTACCTTCTCTCTAATGCACCATCGATATGCATAAACAGAGGAcgatgcatcctaaaacgtcGGTGGAATAAGGCATCCCCAAAACGCGGCTCTGGAGCAAAGTAGTCATCATACaaccgctgatgtgcagcaaTGTGGTCCCGGGGTACATGTCGTCGGCGATGGATCGGCCGAGGcacggccgccgccgcctgctgccgccgctgctgcctctGCCGGATCCGTCGATCAATCGCCGCTTGCACAGCGAGATCCAATTCATCATCACTAAAGCCatcactatcactagcgcCTCCGCTACT
The genomic region above belongs to Salvia hispanica cultivar TCC Black 2014 chromosome 3, UniMelb_Shisp_WGS_1.0, whole genome shotgun sequence and contains:
- the LOC125210257 gene encoding uncharacterized protein LOC125210257 gives rise to the protein MASSRVGGSSGGASDSDGFSDDELDLAVQAAIDRRIRQRQQRRQQAAAAVPRPIHRRRHVPRDHIAAHQRLYDDYFAPEPRFGDALFHRRFRMHRPLFMHIDGALERRYEFLRIREDAAGKPGHTPIQKCTAAIRQLAYGGPADIFDKYLHIGESSAVECLLEFCADVRTIFGDRYLRRPSPEDCQRLINMHGSVHGFHWDVGQHRLYALGVEELPRRLEGDTHFRLQSQASHVDP